A genomic stretch from Kwoniella europaea PYCC6329 chromosome 2, complete sequence includes:
- a CDS encoding pantothenate kinase, which translates to MPTASPMPDISIPQARRIVVDTTGAQIVQEESPATRDSRGIYLPHYIEPVSHIAIDIGGSLAKVVYFTRSNLPISTTPPQSGTSSPFLPPSESVFIPPFSSNGASSSSHNVSPSLNPHSHAPFDHSPPQRRPALNGALTPGVLSEDYNNHHASSSSPRINTVSPSASTRGKISNHNSKYRRSSLPPPLPGGLLNFARFETEHIEDLIAFLQDLIKSSASANRVSLEKMQKNVKVMATGGGAHMYYDRLKDELGVEVTREEEMECLILGLGFVSKIPQEVFWFSEELVYKVSHTSTSTSAQPQSPIKLTIPASELPRPSPTPPAYQVTFADTLDGTDSVPHFPCLIVNIGSGVSIVKVDEDGSFERVSGTSLGGGTLWGLLSLLTDAENFDEMLLLSEQGDNSAVDMLVGDIYGSDYSKIGLKSSTIASSFGKVFRKGSNPEERKKTFKQEDIAKSLLYAISNNIGHVAYMNAAKYGLDKVFFGGCFIRGHAATISTLSYAIRFWSKGTMRACFLRHEGFLGAIGAWIKNVEPEPEPQPQNGKGENGL; encoded by the exons ATGCCCACTGCTTCGCCTATGCCAGACATATCCATCCCTCAAGCAAGGAGGATAGTGGTGGATACAACTGGAGCACAGATAGTACAGGAAGAATCGCCAGCA ACCCGAGATTCGAGAGGTATATATCTGCCTCACTACATTGAGCCTGTTTCTCATATCGCTATAGAT ATTGGCGGATCCCTTGCCAAAGTAGTATATTTCACTCGATCTAACTTACCTATATCCACCACTCCCCCACAATCAGGAACCTCCTCACCCTTTTTACCACCTTCGGAATCCGTGTTTATcccacctttctcttccaatggtgcatcctcatcatcacataaCGTCTCACCTTCTCTTAATCCTCATTCTCACGCGCCATTCGACCATTCTCCACCTCAACGCCGTCCAGCTCTAAACGGAGCATTGACACCTGGAGTCTTATCGGAAGATTACAATAACCATCATgcctcatcctcatcaccacGTATAAACACCGTATCTCCTTCTGCATCGACCAGAGGAaaaatatcaaatcataATTCGAAATACCGTCGTAGTTCTCTACCGCCTCCTTTACCAGGAGGCTTATTGAATTTCGCTCGGTTCGAAACGGAACATATCGAAGATCTCATAGCATTCTTACaggatttgatcaaatcgtCCGCATCGGCTAATAGAGTGAGTTTGGAGAAGATGCAAAAGAACGTAAAAGTGATGGCTACTGGTGGAGGAGCACATATGTACTATGATCGACTAAAGGATGAATTAGGTGTGGAAGTgacaagggaagaagagatggaatgttTGATCTTGGGATTAGGTTTCGTATCGAAAATCCCTCAAGAAGTATTTTGGTTTTCGGAAGAATTGGTATATAAAGTATCACATAcctcaacatcgacatctGCGCAACctcaatcaccaatcaaGTTGACCATACCCGCATCGGAATTACCAAGACCTTCACCTACCCCACCTGCATATCAGGTTACATTTGCTGATACGCTTGACGGAACGGATTCGGTACCCCATTTCCCATGTTTGATAGTGAATATAGGAAGTGGAGTGAGTATAGTgaaagtggatgaggatggatCGTTCGAACGAGTTAGTGGAACTTCGTTGGGTGGAGGGACATTATGGGGCTTGTTGAGTTTGTTAACGGATGCAGAGAACTTTGATG AAATGCTGCTCTTATCTGAACAAGGCGACAACTCAGCTGTCGACATGCTCGTAGGAGATATTTACGGTTCGGATTACTCCAAAATCGGATTGAAATCGTCTACAATCGCTTCATCTTTCGGTAAAGTGTTTAGAAAGGGATCAAACCcagaggaaaggaagaagacttTCAAACAGGAAGATATAGCCAAGAGTTTGCTGTATGCTATAAGTAACAATATCGGACATGTTGC ATACATGAACGCAGCGAAATACGGATTGGATAAGGTATTCTTTGGGGGATGCTTCATCAGAG GCCACGCCGCAACCATCTCCACGTTATCTTACGCTATCAGATTTTGGAGTAAAGGAACGATGAGAGCATGTTTCCTACGACATGAAGGATTTTT GGGTGCGATAGGTGCTTGGATCAAAAATGTAGAACCTGAGCCTGAGCCTCAACCTCAGAATGGGAAAGGTGAGAACGGATTGTAA
- a CDS encoding DNA replication complex GINS protein PSF2, translating to MALPKHLQNGLTPDELTFLAEEETIDIVPLFSMTRVRLLSGIYGPFTPPSSAKVPLWLALSLKRKRKCRIVPPEWLSIDRVQNVLKEERENAESFCSLPRRFIETSKVLLDVAQDDLMQPSLLRSLLKDLREVRQAKIRIGLQSEGVMRGSYLQVTNLTPLELSELKPFLVKAMGIMQSLEPRREDDEDEEEGQ from the exons ATGGCCCTACCGAAACATCTGCAAAATGGCTTAACGCCCGACGAATTGACGTTCCTAGCGGAGGAAGAGACGATAGATATCGTACCGTTATTTTCCATGACGAGGGTACGATTGTTGAGT GGGATATATGGTCCATTCACACCTCCCTCCTCAGCCAAAGTCCCCTTATGGCTTGCATTATCGTtaaagaggaaaaggaaatgTAGGATCGTACCTCCTGAATGGTTGAGTATAG ACCGAGTACAGAATgtgttgaaagaggaaagggaaaatgCAGAATCGTTTTGCTCATTACCTAGGAGGTTCATCGAGACCTCAAAGGTATTATTGGATGT CGCTCAAGACGATTTAATGCAGCCTTCATTATTACGAAGCCTACTAAAAGACTTGAGAGAAGTCAGACAGGCGAAGATAAGGATAGGCCTTCAGAGTGAAGGTGTAATGAGAGGAAGCTATCTGCAG GTGACGAACCTGACTCCATTGGAATTGAGCGAATTGAAACCTTTCCTGGTGAAAGCTATGGGTATCATGCAATCTTTAGAACCAAggagggaggatgatgaagatgaggaagaaggacaGTAG